One part of the Halopenitus persicus genome encodes these proteins:
- a CDS encoding multicopper oxidase domain-containing protein, translating into MPSIDYDSAAEITERLEQRLVGSLTGETSVSRRTVLGSLGVAGSAAVGLGSSRASASSDQKHENEHGNFGAVGEYRDLDFDPHEFLTAFNTGDSGQDNVPQQVYEENGRTVREFEFTAVDTTITIAPGIEFQAWAFNGQVPGPTIRVVEGDLIRVNFTNLGRHAHTIHPHLKNLNPRMDGTPQNGPGVLDTGESFTYEWIAQPAGTHFYHCHSLPLKEHIHRGLYGTIIVDPDPERVRENPRDYVNYPGPITDDLRTLLVEAAKSRNHEYAENNAVNEMVMVMNSFDTNFDGGNEVYAVNTRAFGYGVGSTDGDGNWTAGETKRPIQIDKNERQRVYLANATEFDLINSFHTHSQFFDYYDHGTTLTPTRKTVDTIMQTQAQRGIIEIDYSDHELGLYMFHAHQSEFAELGWMSFFEVV; encoded by the coding sequence ATGCCATCGATAGATTACGACAGTGCAGCGGAGATCACAGAACGACTCGAACAGCGATTGGTCGGCTCACTCACCGGCGAAACAAGCGTCAGTCGTCGTACGGTACTCGGTAGTCTCGGTGTCGCCGGGAGTGCAGCAGTCGGACTCGGGAGTTCCCGAGCAAGCGCTTCATCCGACCAGAAGCACGAGAATGAACACGGTAACTTCGGTGCGGTGGGCGAATACCGGGATTTGGATTTCGATCCTCACGAGTTCCTCACTGCCTTCAATACTGGAGATAGCGGCCAGGATAACGTTCCGCAGCAGGTCTACGAGGAGAATGGCCGAACCGTCCGGGAGTTCGAGTTCACTGCTGTCGACACGACGATTACCATCGCACCAGGCATCGAGTTCCAGGCGTGGGCATTCAACGGCCAGGTTCCGGGTCCGACGATCCGCGTCGTTGAAGGAGATCTGATCCGCGTCAACTTCACGAACCTCGGACGGCACGCTCACACGATCCATCCACACCTGAAGAATCTCAACCCGAGAATGGACGGGACCCCGCAGAACGGGCCTGGCGTGCTCGATACGGGTGAATCCTTCACCTACGAGTGGATCGCCCAGCCCGCCGGCACGCACTTCTATCACTGCCACTCGCTCCCACTAAAAGAGCACATCCACCGCGGACTCTACGGGACGATCATCGTCGATCCGGACCCCGAGCGCGTCAGGGAGAACCCACGCGACTACGTCAACTACCCCGGTCCGATCACTGACGACCTCCGGACGCTGCTCGTCGAAGCGGCGAAGAGCCGGAACCACGAGTACGCCGAAAACAACGCGGTCAACGAGATGGTGATGGTAATGAACTCGTTCGACACCAATTTCGACGGCGGCAACGAGGTCTACGCGGTGAACACGCGGGCGTTCGGCTACGGGGTCGGTAGCACCGACGGTGACGGCAACTGGACGGCGGGCGAGACGAAACGTCCCATCCAGATCGACAAGAACGAACGCCAGCGCGTGTATCTCGCCAACGCCACGGAGTTCGACCTCATCAATTCGTTCCACACGCACTCGCAATTCTTCGACTACTACGACCACGGGACGACGCTGACGCCGACGCGCAAGACCGTGGACACGATCATGCAAACGCAGGCCCAGCGCGGCATCATCGAGATCGACTACTCGGATCACGAACTGGGGCTGTATATGTTCCACGCGCATCAGTCGGAGTTCGCCGAACTCGGCTGGATGAGCTTCTTCGAGGTGGTCTAA
- a CDS encoding RNA-guided endonuclease InsQ/TnpB family protein codes for MLEIHRTHRAKILNHSQVAEILDRHGWSASKLWNVANHHSRQVWDDTGEIPDHGDLKDELKTHTNYKGLHSQSSQRVLEELAEAFNSWKEKRKFDDRANPPGYRKKNYYDNQGRRVHEEHPRSTVTWKQNGIRHDTKHNRVRLSKGANHKEHPKAWEYILVEYETRPGVTVENLQQVRAVYDKAKGRWELHLVCKDEIVTPDAPGEETAGVDLGICNFAAVAYSTEQADLYPGNRLKQDGYYFPKELAKCDDSGGEKATRLHAKWSERRSHFFHSLAKHIVERCVEENVGRINVGKLAGVREDENGESKNWGRHGNLDLHGWAFDRFSNILEYKAKVKGIEVVEVDERDTSKTCCVCGRKDESQRVERGLYVCEVCDAAFNADVNGAENIRLNINDESNSESSASVDEDRSTGWLAQPEVYLYDLSSGFQPQAQVVDSKP; via the coding sequence ATGCTGGAAATCCATCGGACCCACCGAGCGAAAATCCTCAACCACAGCCAAGTGGCTGAGATACTCGACCGGCACGGGTGGAGTGCCAGTAAACTCTGGAACGTCGCTAACCATCACTCCCGCCAAGTGTGGGATGACACGGGCGAGATCCCCGACCACGGCGACCTCAAAGACGAGTTGAAGACTCACACCAACTACAAGGGACTGCATTCGCAGTCCAGTCAGCGCGTTCTGGAGGAACTCGCTGAAGCCTTCAACTCGTGGAAAGAAAAGAGGAAATTCGACGACCGTGCGAATCCGCCCGGCTACCGCAAGAAAAACTACTACGACAACCAAGGCCGTCGAGTCCACGAAGAACACCCGCGAAGTACGGTGACGTGGAAGCAAAACGGCATTCGACACGACACCAAACACAACCGTGTTAGGCTCTCAAAGGGCGCGAATCACAAGGAACACCCGAAAGCGTGGGAATACATCCTTGTCGAATACGAAACTCGCCCCGGCGTCACCGTCGAGAACCTACAACAAGTTCGTGCCGTCTACGACAAAGCAAAGGGACGCTGGGAACTTCACCTCGTCTGCAAAGACGAAATCGTGACTCCCGATGCTCCCGGCGAGGAGACGGCGGGTGTTGACCTCGGCATCTGTAACTTCGCCGCCGTCGCGTACAGCACCGAGCAAGCCGACTTGTACCCCGGTAACCGCTTGAAGCAGGACGGGTACTACTTCCCGAAAGAACTCGCCAAGTGCGATGACTCGGGTGGCGAAAAAGCCACTCGGTTGCACGCCAAGTGGTCGGAGCGCCGCAGTCACTTCTTCCACAGCCTCGCTAAGCACATCGTTGAGCGGTGTGTTGAGGAGAATGTTGGACGAATCAACGTTGGGAAACTCGCTGGTGTTCGTGAGGACGAGAATGGCGAGTCGAAGAACTGGGGGCGGCACGGGAACCTCGATTTACACGGCTGGGCGTTCGACAGGTTCTCGAACATCCTCGAATACAAGGCGAAGGTCAAGGGCATCGAAGTCGTAGAAGTGGATGAGCGCGACACGAGTAAGACGTGTTGCGTCTGCGGTAGGAAAGACGAGAGTCAGCGTGTCGAACGCGGCCTGTACGTGTGTGAGGTGTGTGATGCGGCGTTCAACGCTGACGTGAATGGGGCGGAGAACATCCGTCTCAACATCAACGACGAAAGTAACTCCGAGTCTTCGGCCAGTGTGGACGAGGATAGGAGTACCGGCTGGTTGGCACAGCCCGAAGTCTACCTGTACGACTTGTCCAGCGGATTCCAACCGCAGGCACAAGTGGTAGACTCCAAACCCTAA
- a CDS encoding helix-turn-helix domain-containing protein: MENEGNAWLISLWIPDRDTLADMWDYAQANSIDIEFRQVSDYASLGKTTAGLTETQREALLVAFEAEYFKDPRDVTLSEVADTLDVSKPAASGLLRRGIQRLIISSLVEDS, translated from the coding sequence ATGGAAAACGAAGGCAACGCGTGGCTCATTTCTCTGTGGATACCCGATCGAGACACGCTGGCCGATATGTGGGACTACGCTCAAGCCAACAGTATCGACATCGAGTTCCGACAGGTAAGCGACTATGCGAGTCTCGGGAAGACAACTGCGGGATTGACTGAAACGCAGCGTGAGGCGTTACTCGTCGCATTCGAAGCAGAGTACTTCAAGGATCCACGCGACGTAACGCTCAGCGAGGTTGCGGACACGCTCGACGTTTCGAAGCCGGCCGCCAGTGGTCTGCTGCGACGTGGGATCCAGCGATTGATCATTTCCAGCCTCGTTGAAGACAGCTGA
- a CDS encoding cupredoxin domain-containing protein, which yields MSREIYNRRTLIRRGAATLATLSTVGCLGGQASSIQTVTMPDTHTFEPKTATIESGETVRWTNESDVQHTVTAYTDGIPDESTYFASGGFRSERASRNRISDGLTAPGEYYEHTFDHPGTYEYYCIPHESSGMVGTIRVG from the coding sequence ATGTCACGTGAGATCTACAACCGGCGAACGTTGATACGACGCGGCGCTGCGACCCTGGCGACGCTCAGCACCGTTGGCTGTTTGGGCGGGCAGGCATCGTCGATCCAGACCGTCACGATGCCCGACACCCACACGTTCGAACCGAAGACCGCGACGATCGAGTCAGGAGAGACGGTCAGGTGGACGAACGAGAGCGACGTTCAGCATACGGTCACAGCGTATACAGACGGGATTCCGGACGAATCCACATACTTCGCAAGTGGAGGCTTCAGGTCAGAGCGTGCTTCGAGGAACCGGATCAGCGACGGGCTCACCGCTCCCGGTGAGTACTACGAGCACACGTTCGATCACCCCGGAACGTACGAATACTATTGTATCCCACATGAAAGCTCGGGGATGGTCGGGACGATTCGAGTGGGGTAA
- a CDS encoding ZIP family metal transporter, with amino-acid sequence MTDSPQDTTTDGGVTTDEEIAQPLGLPRWVSALLPIVLLVLVLGVFAFTSPLAGVQSGEPLPDVTVTHTTLPTDETVVLHVTNNGPESVTISQVLVNEAYWNFRVEGAGGDQTLAPMESAQIVVPYHWNPGWDLEVALVLSDGATFHNTIVAPSQSPGFSLSLLGTLAVIGLFVGVIPVALGMLWFPYIKAMSDRWLHVVLVFAAGVLGFLAFDAGFEAFELAERIPGAYEGNLLVVFGIFGTLLLVQAISAWREGRVAAGDSRASSGLWIAYLVAIGIGLHNLAEGLAIGSSFALGRVSLGAFLVIGFMLHNVTEGPAIVAPVARGERPSIKHFAALGVIAGAPVILGGWIGSLAYSPTIGAFFLAIGVGAILQVNWEIARMVRDAGGRVTSAPNLLAFLLGLGVMYVTDLFVVL; translated from the coding sequence ATGACGGATTCCCCACAGGATACGACGACGGACGGCGGTGTAACGACTGACGAAGAGATCGCACAACCGCTCGGACTACCGCGATGGGTCAGTGCGCTCCTCCCGATTGTGTTGCTCGTGCTTGTCCTGGGCGTGTTCGCGTTCACGTCACCGCTCGCCGGCGTTCAGAGCGGCGAACCGCTTCCGGACGTAACGGTCACGCACACGACGCTTCCGACCGACGAAACGGTCGTACTGCACGTGACGAACAACGGGCCCGAATCCGTGACGATATCACAGGTTCTCGTCAATGAGGCCTACTGGAATTTCCGGGTCGAAGGAGCCGGTGGTGACCAGACGCTCGCCCCGATGGAAAGCGCACAGATCGTGGTCCCGTACCACTGGAATCCAGGATGGGATCTCGAAGTCGCTCTCGTCCTCTCTGACGGAGCGACGTTCCACAACACCATCGTCGCGCCGAGTCAGTCACCCGGATTTAGCCTCAGTCTTCTCGGGACGCTTGCAGTCATCGGGCTGTTCGTCGGCGTCATTCCGGTCGCACTCGGGATGCTGTGGTTCCCCTACATCAAGGCGATGAGCGACCGGTGGCTGCACGTCGTGCTGGTGTTCGCGGCCGGTGTCTTGGGATTCCTCGCGTTCGATGCTGGGTTCGAGGCGTTCGAACTCGCCGAGCGAATTCCAGGTGCCTACGAAGGCAACCTCTTAGTCGTCTTCGGGATCTTCGGCACACTCCTCTTGGTACAGGCGATCAGTGCGTGGCGTGAGGGCCGTGTCGCCGCTGGTGATAGTCGGGCGAGCAGCGGTCTTTGGATCGCCTATTTGGTCGCGATCGGAATCGGCCTGCACAATCTCGCCGAGGGGTTGGCGATCGGGAGTTCATTCGCACTCGGGCGTGTGTCGCTCGGCGCGTTCCTCGTGATCGGGTTTATGCTCCATAACGTGACGGAAGGCCCGGCAATCGTCGCGCCGGTCGCTCGCGGAGAGCGCCCATCGATCAAACACTTCGCCGCGCTCGGCGTCATCGCCGGCGCACCCGTCATCCTCGGTGGATGGATCGGGAGTCTGGCGTACTCGCCGACGATCGGTGCCTTCTTCCTCGCTATCGGAGTGGGGGCCATCCTGCAGGTCAACTGGGAGATCGCGCGAATGGTTCGGGACGCAGGCGGTCGTGTGACCAGCGCCCCGAACCTGCTCGCGTTCCTGCTCGGTCTCGGTGTTATGTACGTGACCGACCTCTTCGTGGTACTCTAA
- a CDS encoding DoxX family protein has product MAETVSRRDSPEAASQLSLIFLRLALGIPMLVGGVGKVFGIGPKPLGPEGFAGFLASLSVPFPSIAAWGVGLLELVGGILLLAGLAVRITSALIAIDMLVATVLYHLPNGYPATSGGIELTLALALLAVALVLSGPGSLSLEYVLFNRADSAADVSQSRSTDV; this is encoded by the coding sequence ATGGCCGAGACCGTGTCACGTCGAGACTCACCCGAGGCAGCTTCGCAGTTGAGTCTGATCTTTCTTCGCCTCGCTCTCGGGATTCCGATGCTTGTTGGAGGAGTCGGCAAAGTCTTCGGAATCGGTCCGAAACCGCTGGGTCCCGAGGGGTTCGCAGGCTTCTTGGCGAGTCTTAGCGTGCCATTTCCCTCGATCGCGGCGTGGGGTGTCGGTCTCCTCGAACTAGTCGGCGGTATCTTGTTACTGGCCGGCTTAGCTGTCCGAATCACGAGCGCATTGATCGCGATCGATATGCTCGTCGCGACGGTTCTCTACCACCTTCCGAATGGGTATCCGGCCACGAGTGGCGGTATCGAATTGACGCTCGCGCTGGCTTTGCTCGCAGTCGCGCTCGTGTTGAGTGGTCCTGGATCACTTTCACTCGAATATGTGCTGTTCAACCGAGCGGACTCCGCCGCTGACGTATCTCAGTCGAGGAGCACGGACGTCTAG